From Rutidosis leptorrhynchoides isolate AG116_Rl617_1_P2 chromosome 3, CSIRO_AGI_Rlap_v1, whole genome shotgun sequence, a single genomic window includes:
- the LOC139902917 gene encoding uncharacterized protein, with the protein MKSILQKTHIRYYHKQNPHKPSVRKLKPNSFITDIKNTQNTDEALSVFHDYCNTNTFKHDYPSYSSLIYKLGRNKNFNQVETLLQQLQHYNVQCKEPLFIGLIQHYAKSGLVENAVDMFERMPSFNCYRSLQSLNAILNALIQNERFDEANEMFKNCSKMGFRPNAVTFNIMIKGLLGEGKWGDARKVFDEMLEREVEPTVVTYNCQIGFWSKKGEFDEAKSLFDEMIRKGKKPNAITYALLMEALCLQEKYREAKNLMFDMEYQGCKPRLVNYGVLMNDLAKRGNFEEAKALLLEMKKRRIKPDVVMYNILINYLCKENRAGEAYKILVEMQVNGFEPNAASFRMIIDGFCRNGEFDEGLKVLNVMLTSKHCARLETFCCLVMGLVGNGKMDDAIFVMEEMMKRRMCPDLESWEALVVRTTCGDNSDNSLVAELVSPRR; encoded by the coding sequence ATGAAATCTATTCTTCAGAAAACACACATTCGTTATTACCATAAACAAAATCCTCACAAACCCTCCGTACGCAAACTAAAACCAAACTCCTTCATCACTGACATCAAAAACACTCAAAACACAGATGAAGCGCTCTCTGTTTTCCATGATTACTGCAACACCAACACTTTCAAACACGACTATCCTTCTTACTCATCTCTTATTTACAAACTTGGGCGTAACAAAAACTTTAACCAAGTTGAAACCCTTCTTCAACAACTACAACACTATAACGTTCAATGTAAAGAGCCTTTATTCATTGGATTAATTCAGCATTACGCGAAGTCCGGTTTGGTTGAAAATGCGGTTGATATGTTTGAAAGAATGCCTTCCTTTAATTGCTATCGTTCGTTGCAATCGTTAAATGCAATTCTTAATGCTTTGATTCAGAATGAGAGGTTTGATGAGGCGAATGAGATGTTTAAGAACTGTTCTAAAATGGGGTTTCGACCGAATGCGGTTACGTTTAATATCATGATTAAAGGATTGCTTGGGGAAGGTAAGTGGGGTGATGCACgtaaggtgttcgatgaaatgcttgAAAGAGAGGTTGAACCTACTGTTGTGACTTATAACTGTCAAATTGGGTTTTGGAGTAAAAAGGGGGAGTTTGATGAGGCGAAAAGTTTGTTTGATGAGATGATTCGGAAAGGGAAAAAACCAAATGCGATAACGTATGCTTTGTTAATGGAAGCGTTGTGTCTGCAAGAAAAGTACAGGGAAGCGAAAAATTTGATGTTTGACATGGAATATCAAGGGTGTAAACCGCGGCTTGTTAATTATGGGGTTTTGATGAATGATCTTGCGAAAAGAGGAAACTTTGAGGAAGCTAAAGCGTTGCTACTTGAAATGAAGAAGAGGAGAATTAAGCCGGATGTTGTTATGTACAATATACTGATCAATTATTTATGCAAAGAAAATAGAGCTGGTGAAGCTTATAAGATATTAGTTGAGATGCAGGTTAATGGTTTCGAGCCAAATGCAGCCTCTTTTAGAATGATAATTGACGGTTTTTGTAGAAATGGAgagtttgatgagggtttaaaggttTTGAATGTAATGCTAACTAGTAAGCATTGTGCACGGTTGGAAACGTTTTGTTGTTTGGTTATGGGGTTGGTTGGCAATGGGAAGATGGACGATGCTATCTTTGTTATGGAGGAGATGATGAAAAGACGAATGTGCCCTGATTTGGAGTCTTGGGAAGCATTGGTTGTGAGGACTAC